In Mugil cephalus isolate CIBA_MC_2020 chromosome 19, CIBA_Mcephalus_1.1, whole genome shotgun sequence, the genomic stretch ATTCTtcagtatatattatatttatacataataGTATAAATTATAATGGTAGTTGTCCATCTAACAAACATCAGtaacaaatataacagtccttAGAGAAACCAGATCTGCTTCCACATCTAGATGCATCACAagagcctttttattttaattttatttatctttctaaaCCACtacaaatataaagtatataagTATCAGAGAACTATAAAGacaaagtttttatttctccttgcCAACAAAATCCATGGCTGGAGGTATAAACATGGACAGATGCAATATCTCTTCAAATTGGGCCCCAACCTGCACTGGGATTCAAAAATGAACTGATTAGAATTTGACATGAATGACATTagaatgacatttttaattctAAAGGTCCAACTTCTCCGTAACATCATAATGTTGTGCAGATATAGTTTCATTAAATGCCTTCTAGTCTTAAGTCttacaaatatatattctaGGAGTCTAACAACGCATACCTGAACAGcttacatttgttgttgttcaaatataatgataattatttaatgtcaaatgtcttaacgtccatctttatttattcacttgaGGCGTTCAtcccaaagcaaaaaaaatattagcgTTGTCCATGTGTGGCATCAAAAGTTtgtttcatataaataaatatgtattagtGATTATTTCTAAATAATTCACACTGATGGTCAACAATTTATACTCAGTGAAAttctctctttgacattttcttCCAACACTTAGGACCTGTGTCTAAATTGCACTAATGTTTATTTTGAGCTTTGCTTAATGGGAAagctaaaaataatttaaactctAGGTTACTGCAGGTACATTACAATCAACAGCTTTCTTGACTTGTATCATATCAGTTCCATTGGACTAACCTTTATTCTTGCACTTCTTAAAATCCTTGTACTGTTATCACTGCTTTTCAAGAAAACATTTGAGCTTCAATTTCTATCCTGATAGTCTGTGTGTAATGGCTGTGACAGGAGGAATGTGAACTCACTGACTCGTACATTGAACTTCCCtcaaaagcttttaaaaaatttatTGCATTGTATAATTGATGAGCCATAACAGAAACTTTGTACAGGTGCCTCAGAAGATTCAATTAGAAGTCATTTTTATAGCCACAGAATAAACTGTTATTGCTGATAGTGGTAACTGCACTACATGGTCCAAGTATGTCAAAACAACACTCCTGTAATTTAACAAGAACATGTTGGAAACATTCTGTGGTTCTACCTGACTGTGCATTATCAAATATTAGGTAACAGCAGGGATTTGATCCCACTCAGCCACACCAGTCATCCAAAAGGTGTGAAACCAGATTTTCCACAGTAACAGAAAAGCCCCCAACAACATTGACACAGAGTtgtctaaattattttttgttcaaagAAAATCACACAATACTCCTGAGCTGTCTACCTGCAATGTGTTAAGCTGCAAATTCAGTGATGAAAAGTGAATCTAAAGGATTTTATTCCATAAACAGGAGGCAGGACAGACATGGGTGTAATTCTGATTTTACATTACATGGACCTTTAGTTTGATCCaccaaacattaaaataaaaatccaagaCATGATCGAAGGAATTAATGTTTGTTTGGCAGGAGTCAGGTGTCCAACTGCTTGATTACTGACATGataataaatgttgaaatgtttttgccAACACACTATCACATGCTTTCTCTAGTATGTTGACAAGCAGGATTAAACCATTCTTCATAAATGGGACCCAAGTGTGCAACAATCTGTATTTTTACGCTCTAGAAATACGACAACAAGCGTTTGTAGAACAGTTACCGACGTATTAAATGTCACTTTACTAACTTCCTGCATGTCAGGAAGTGAGTGACGCGTCTCGGTTCCTCTTTCGGGGTGTGATGTGAAGGAAATCGttttgatgttgatgttgctgAATTTCgaaccatttgtgtgtttttatccagCTAGAAGACCTGCAGCGTTTATCAGAGATGAACGGAGCATCTGCCAACTCGGCCCGAGAGGAGATCAGAGAGTCTGCCATGAGGATAGAGAGCCTCACTGCCCAGCTGTCCGGACTGCAGAAGGAGGTTGACACTTGATTTTACtcagcaaatgtttgctttttgaCAAAATAGATTCTTAACTAGCAATGTTTAGTAGAACCCTGTAAAATCCTAAATGTTTATCTCAGGGCTAAATATAACATAAAGATTTTAGAAAGGTCTGTTTAGATGAAACAATCTCTTTTGATCGGCTGTACTGAGCTGAACAGATCCTCCTCTTGCCAGCACAGATGCATCAGCTTTGCTCCGTCTTTAGTTCAAGTAAATATGAAGTAGCTTAACAAGTGTGTTTTCAGGTCCTACTGATTCTTCAGTTTTTGTcttaatttatctttatttctttatttcagacgtaataataatattataaagaATGTTAATATAAAGGGCTGTTGATGGGTTACTTAAAGTCTTAAAGTGATAAACATTACTATGCCTCATGCATCCTCTCTACATAGGTTCTATGTGTGGTCACAACACAatgagcagaggagagagagatagatgaaaaaatctcctttaaaaacaaacggTTATGAATGCTGTCCGTATTCTGGAGCTCAGATGTATTTACTGACATACTAAGCAATTATAATAACTGAATTTTCTTACTGACCACCAGTCatgttaaatacattaaatatactTTAAAGTAAACAAATACACGCAGCAGTGGTCACAAAGTCTTACACCAggctcagttttatttgtagaaaTCTGAAATCATATCTTGCAAAATGACACACTGGTTGTCTGCTTCATGCCCTGTGTTCATTTCTGACCTCCTTGTTTATATGCAGACTCGTGGTTGGCGTGATCGTATAGATGAGCTGGAGGCAGCACTGGTGAAGGAAAAAGACATGAGCCGCAAGCTTCTGGCAGAGAAAGACCGTGAGGTGGCTGAGATCCAAGCCAAGATGCATGAACAGCTGAATGAGTATGAACAGCTGCTTGATGTTAAACTGGCTCTGGACATGGAGATCAATGCCTACCGCAAACTtctggagggagaagaagaaaggtgagGGTCCTCAGAGTGGTggtgtgtatattttttttttttgtcttttgacacactttctctcttCCCCAGACTGAAGCTGTCTCCCAGTCCTTCATCTCGAGTTACAGTGTCTCGAGCCTCATCCAGCAGTCGCAGTGTGCAAACCACTCGGGGAAAGAGGAAGCGCATTGATGTGGAGGAACAGGAAGCCAGCAGCTCAGTGTCCATCTCTCACTCTGCTTCAGCCACAGGATCCATTTCCATTGAAGAGATTGACACCGATGGCAAGTTCATCTGCCTCCACAACAGTGGACAGGAGGTGGGGGTTTTGTCCTATATGCTTTTAGTTACCTGCTGTCTTTTGTTTATTagatttagtgttttatttctccatcATTATCTGTCTCAGGATCAGGCCATGGTGGGCTATGAGATGGTAAAGACCATTGGAAATGCTGAGGCCACCTACAAGTTCACTCCCAAATTTGTCCTGAAGGCTGGGCAGAAAGTCACGGTAAGAGTTTGTTCTGATCCTCCTCAGCCTTTTAAGGACTTCAGCAACTGTAACACTGAACATAAATTACAAAtagttgttgtgtttacagcGTACTAAGCTAGCAGAGGAACCATGTTTGGATTTTAAtaatgtggtgtgtgtgtgtttttccattcaTTATCTATTACTGCTTATCCTTAGACCATCACAGGGGCCTGAGGCCTATCCCAGCTCTCACTGATTGAGAGGCGGGGTGCACCCTGTGACAGTCTattacagggctaacacagagagacagacgcaCACATCCACACTTACTgctaatttagaatcaccactTAATCTAATACGCATGTCACCAGACTGTGAAAACAAGCAGGAATAcgtggagaaaacccacacagacaggcCCCAGTctaccagtgtgtgtgtcctcagtCTGTCAGTATGGCATTGTGTTGAATATAACTGTGAGGCTTTGTGGGTAGGTCTGGGCATCTGATGCTGGTGTGAGCTCCAAACCTCCCACAGACCTGGTGTGGAAGAACCAGTCATCCTGGGGTTCAGGGGAAGACGTCCATGTGGCACTGATCAACCCCCAAGGAGAGGTGAGGGAATGCACACACCTCCATCCACCATCTCCACTTATGCTTTGTGCCTTGTGCTTTGTCTAGTCGTGTTATTTTCActgatcatgtttttttcctggaaaAAGCAACTGAACAGTTGTGTGTTAGTTTGGATGCTGGGTGTCCTGACACCTATTTTGTGTGTGGCAGGAAGTGGCAAAGAGAACCACTACATACAAGACTGTAGTAGAAGAgcaggatgaagatgatgacgaCAATGGAGTAGAAGCCATTGAGGAGGACCTCTTCCACCAACAGGTGAGGCTTCAGCTCAGTACACAGACAATTTAAGTGCAGCTGCTAAAGGTATCCCACACATCCCACATTGCAGTAAACTTGCTCAGTTGTCACAGTATAAAGATGGCTCCAGGCTCCCACTCATTACATCTCCTCATGGTTAGACATTTCTTCAAACCTCAAAGTTGGTCTAGATGTTAAGATTACAATTATAGTCTGAAACTTATGCTCTAAAACTTGTAAACAGCCTGACCGTAGCATTGTGTTTGAATGGGACCATGATTGATTGTTTGTGGTGACTCCGTAGGGAGACCCTCGCGTTGCCAAGAGAGGCTGCTCCATCATGTGATCTAACAGCACCAACCagccaccacctcctcctcctcttcctcttccagtGAGCCCAGCCAGTCTGCTGCCAACTGTAATACTAGAACTATTTTTCTATCTTTTGTAGTGTATTTCAGCAAaatgtatgactttattttatctctttgtTTGTCATGAAATGCAAAACTGCTTTTTGTAGATGATTTCATCtgggaaaaccaaaacaacatggTTATTGAACAAAATATGTATTTGTAGTTCAGaaccttttctttcttgaaaCCAAGCAACACGGAACTAAACTCAAGGATGGGCTGTGAAAACAATGAGTCatgtactgtgttttttttattttattttaattttgtatatcattttattattaatgttattgaTGCTATTATTTTAGGCATTTAAAGccacaacaaaagcaacaatatgCCAGTGATCCCTGTAGATCAGCTGGTCTAGGTCAGTGTGTCAGTTATCTAAAACCTACTGtatgatttttaaataaaaataaaaaaaaataaaaaaaaaatataagcaAAGCAGTACACTAGAATCTCTTTGGTAACAAGAGTTGGTGTAATAAGTTACTTCTTCCAGCTTTCTGGACCTTGACTGGACACAATGTCAGAATGACAGCATGGTATATGCTGTTCAGTGGCATTGGTCTAATAgactaaagaaaaaacaacatacaagCAATGTATGATGGAATTTAGAATGTAGTGATATGACAGATTGTTAAATTTGTTGCATAATCTTAAATCCCCTCTTAAGTGTAGGATTGAAATTAAAATTGACTTTGGTGACTCCTGGTGGTAGTATCTACCGTTTAGTAATCAGACCTTACAGACACTACAAAAATGAACTGACAGTGATGGCACGGGCCAGTTTCCAACAGGAAGTCTGCATTTTCTGTGGCTTGAAATCATTTAACAGATTTTCTAATCACTTTCTTACACAGAGTTCTTTAATGTGATATCATGCAGCACCCACACGTTTCTCTTTGCTGACTTAGAATAAGCGTTGCACCACTAATTAAGAAGTGTTGATTGTATTCTTAAccttttgacatttttgaagTGTTTGAAGTACCTTTTGTGCTGTGTGTTACTATGCATGCTATTGAGTCTGTAATCTTCATAGTtggattaaatgttttcttgtattttacTTCGTTTCCCATTCATTATATACTTGTGAGGACGGGGACAgtgagaaatacatttttagaaaAGTAGACATCCGCAAATAACTAACttgaaaataatcatttcaaGTTGTTCTGCCAAACATTTTTGTTGTATGCACAGTCCTCATTGTGAGGTTTTGGACAATTTGAAATTATCAGCACACTGAAATGCAATAATGCATATAACATTAAATTGTACCAAGATCGATAGAACTGTAGGGAACAGATTTCACTCTTTTGACACGTTGGTTGGACATGTAAGAGCTCACATGTGGCTAGCTGATTAGAAATTGAGGGCAGCCTGATGTTAAAGTGATGTCAGATGTTAAGGTGCAATGAAAAGGGATGAGGTAACCATGCAACTAAAGGTGTTAAAATGCTCAAGTCAAATGAACCTAAAAGTGTTGGCAGATGCACGCATTTAAACTACAAAATGGCAAGACTGAGTAGCTTAAGTCTcgataaagaaaaatatttgcataaatgTTACTGCTCAGAAAGACAGGACACACTATGACCAGATCTGGATTCAGCATGAGATGTGAAGCACCGAGGCAAGGATTAAAATCAGGAAGACCAGTGTGGAGTTATGAAAAACGTCCTTTTAGTTTTCTGCAAACAGACCTTAATTAGTCTGAACTTCTTCTCACACTTTTAAAATAGGTGCCATGATGTTACAGAAGTGT encodes the following:
- the lmnb1 gene encoding lamin-B1 gives rise to the protein MATAAATPTGQKSTCGSSTPLSPTRISRLQEKQQLRDLNDRLAVYIDKVRSLESENDILHLQISEKEEVRSREVTGLKSLYETELADARRSLDDSSKERAWLQIELGQIKSEHEQLLQNYNKKDNEAAGAQARLKELEAQLNSKEALLATALSEKRGLEATLADLQEQLQELDTSLAQTKKHLGEEMLLRVDLENRCQSLTEENDFRKSMHEEEVKEARERYETRLVEVDSGRKEEYEYKLIQALAEMRAQNEEQIKIYKDNMASTYVAKLEDLQRLSEMNGASANSAREEIRESAMRIESLTAQLSGLQKETRGWRDRIDELEAALVKEKDMSRKLLAEKDREVAEIQAKMHEQLNEYEQLLDVKLALDMEINAYRKLLEGEEERLKLSPSPSSRVTVSRASSSSRSVQTTRGKRKRIDVEEQEASSSVSISHSASATGSISIEEIDTDGKFICLHNSGQEDQAMVGYEMVKTIGNAEATYKFTPKFVLKAGQKVTVWASDAGVSSKPPTDLVWKNQSSWGSGEDVHVALINPQGEEVAKRTTTYKTVVEEQDEDDDDNGVEAIEEDLFHQQGDPRVAKRGCSIM